From the Daucus carota subsp. sativus chromosome 8, DH1 v3.0, whole genome shotgun sequence genome, one window contains:
- the LOC108197847 gene encoding thymidylate kinase isoform X2, with translation MLSASSLCKSINFGTIARRSFSSYLSSKLRCSISHIHMDDNCKSGCRGALVVLEGLDRCGKTSQSARLVKNLDELGYPAELFRFPDRNTVIGQMISSYLNSDSQLDDRTIHLLFSANRWEKRSLMESKLRNGITLIVDRYAYSGVAFSSAKGLDIEWCKAPDMGLLAPDLVLYLDISPEKASERGGYGGERYEQLEFQKKVAKSYEILRDASWKYYILEVIFDNL, from the exons ATGCTTAGCGCCTCCTCGCTCTGCAAGTCCAT TAACTTCGGCACAATAGCACGCCGCTCATTTAGTTCGTATTTGAGTTCGAAATTACGGTGCTCAATAAGTCATATTCACATGGACGATAATTGTAAAAGCGGTTGTAGAGGTGCTTTGGTTGTTTTAGAAGGCTTGGATCGATGTGGTAAGACTTCACAGTCGGCTAGACTTGTTAAGAATCTAGATGAGTTAGGCTACCCGGCTGAATTGTTCAGGTTCCCCGATAGAAATACTGTTATTGGACAAATGATTTCGTCGTATCTCAATTCTGATTCGCAGCTGGATGATCGAACGATTCACCTGCTTTTTAGTGCAAACCGTTGGGAGAAGAG ATCGCTCATGGAATCTAAGTTGCGGAATGGAATAACTCTTATCGTTGATCGGTATGCATATTCAGGGGTGGCATTTTCATCAGCCAAAGGACTTGATATTGAATGGTGCAag GCTCCAGACATGGGGTTGTTGGCTCCTGATTTGGTGTTGTACCTTGACATATCTCCAGAG AAAGCTTCTGAAAGAGGAGGCTATGGTGGTGAGCGATATGAACAGCTTGAGTTCCAGAAGAAAGTTGCCAAGTCATACGAGATTCTTCGTGATGCCTCGTGGAAG TACTATATACTAGaagttatttttgataatttgtgA
- the LOC108197847 gene encoding thymidylate kinase isoform X1 produces the protein MLSASSLCKSINFGTIARRSFSSYLSSKLRCSISHIHMDDNCKSGCRGALVVLEGLDRCGKTSQSARLVKNLDELGYPAELFRFPDRNTVIGQMISSYLNSDSQLDDRTIHLLFSANRWEKRSLMESKLRNGITLIVDRYAYSGVAFSSAKGLDIEWCKAPDMGLLAPDLVLYLDISPEKASERGGYGGERYEQLEFQKKVAKSYEILRDASWKIIDANRTVEDVQEQIRDIVLDYVKTCRNGKSLSQLWLK, from the exons ATGCTTAGCGCCTCCTCGCTCTGCAAGTCCAT TAACTTCGGCACAATAGCACGCCGCTCATTTAGTTCGTATTTGAGTTCGAAATTACGGTGCTCAATAAGTCATATTCACATGGACGATAATTGTAAAAGCGGTTGTAGAGGTGCTTTGGTTGTTTTAGAAGGCTTGGATCGATGTGGTAAGACTTCACAGTCGGCTAGACTTGTTAAGAATCTAGATGAGTTAGGCTACCCGGCTGAATTGTTCAGGTTCCCCGATAGAAATACTGTTATTGGACAAATGATTTCGTCGTATCTCAATTCTGATTCGCAGCTGGATGATCGAACGATTCACCTGCTTTTTAGTGCAAACCGTTGGGAGAAGAG ATCGCTCATGGAATCTAAGTTGCGGAATGGAATAACTCTTATCGTTGATCGGTATGCATATTCAGGGGTGGCATTTTCATCAGCCAAAGGACTTGATATTGAATGGTGCAag GCTCCAGACATGGGGTTGTTGGCTCCTGATTTGGTGTTGTACCTTGACATATCTCCAGAG AAAGCTTCTGAAAGAGGAGGCTATGGTGGTGAGCGATATGAACAGCTTGAGTTCCAGAAGAAAGTTGCCAAGTCATACGAGATTCTTCGTGATGCCTCGTGGAAG ATTATAGATGCTAACCGTACTGTAGAAGATGTCCAGGAGCAGATAAGGGACATTGTATTGGATTATGTGAAGACATGCAGAAATGGAAAATCTCTATCCCAACTTTGGTTAAAGTAA
- the LOC108199902 gene encoding ubiquitin-conjugating enzyme E2 2 yields MSTPSRKRLMRDFKRLQQDPPAGISGAPQDNNIMLWNAVIFGPDDTPWDGGTFKLTLQFSEDYPNKPPTVRFVSRMFHPNIYADGSICLDILQNQWSPIYDVAAILTSIQSLLCDPNPNSPANSEAARMFSENKREYNRRVREVVEQSWTAD; encoded by the exons ATGTCAACACCTTCGAGGAAAAGACTTATGAGGGATTTCAAGAGGCTGCAACAAGATCCACCTGCGGGCATCAGTGGCGCTCCTCAAGACAACAATATCATGTTGTGGAATGCTGTTATATTTGG TCCTGATGACACTCCATGGGACGGAG GTACGTTTAAGTTGACACTTCAATTCTCGGAGGATTATCCAAATAAGCCACCAACTGTGCGTTTTGTTTCTCGGATGTTCCATCCAAACA TTTACGCTGATGGAAGCATATGCTTGGACATTCTGCAAAATCAGTGGAGTCCTATTTATGATGTGGCTGCTATTCTTACCTCCATTCAG TCATTGCTCTGTGACCCAAATCCAAATTCACCCGCTAATTCGGAAGCTGCAAGAATGTTCAGCGAGAACAAACGCGAGTACAACAGAAGAGTGAGAGAGGTTGTAGAGCAGAGTTGGACAGCTGATTAA
- the LOC108198803 gene encoding SNF1-related protein kinase regulatory subunit gamma-1-like: MAETEDLDMAGPEGPKDILMDPSYSSYFDMVQSRKKLPMSLQETLTDAFARIPVSSFPQVPRGKVIEIQADQSVGEAIKILSDANILSAPVKVTDEVKTVDWRERYLGILDYSAIVLWVLEGAEFAAAVLATGSATAAGVGAGAAGALGALAVGATGPVAAAGITAAAVGAAVVSGVAAGKGMSKDAASAADKMGEDFYKVLLEEEPFTSTTVRSVVKSYRWAPFIPVSADSSMLCVLLLLSKYRLRNVPVVERGEPCITNYITQSAVIKGLERCKGRDWFDSISAHPITELGLPFMSSDEVISIENTELVLEAFKKMKDNQIGGLPVVGGPEKKIVGSLSIRDIRYLLLNHDLFSNFRQVTVGDFINTVAGGLHTTQKVGVAVTCSLDSTLEEVIHILASKSVHRIYVVAGDGKEIVGVITLRDVISCFIYEPANFFDNYFAADSAEVVVSN; encoded by the exons ATGGCAGAGACAGAAGATTTGGATATGGCAGGGCCAGAAGGGCCAAAAGATATACTAATGGATCCAAGCTATAGTTCTTACTTTGATATGGTTCAGAGCAGAAAGAAATTGCCAATGTCATTGCAGGAGACCTTAACCGATGCCTTCGCAAGAATACCTGTTTCCTCATTCCCGCAAGTCCCTAGAGGCAAAG tgaTTGAAATTCAAGCAGACCAATCTGTTGGTGAGGCAATTAAGATTCTATCAGATGCCAATATCTTGTCAGCACCTGTAAAAGTGACTGATGAAGTTAAAACCGTAGACTGGAGAGAGAGGTATTTGGGAATTTTAGATTACTCTGCAATTGTTCTGTGGGTATTAGAGGGTGCGGAATTTGCTGCAGCTGTCTTAGCAACCGGTTCGGCCACAGCTGCTGGAGTAGGTGCAGGTGCTGCTGGTGCTCTTGGAGCATTAGCAGTGGGTGCAACAGGTCCTGTGGCAGCTGCAGGAATAACTGCTGCTGCAGTTGGAGCTGCTGTCGTTAGTGGAGTTGCTGCGGGCAAGGGGATGTCAAAAGATGCTGCCTCTGCTGCTGATAAAATGGGCGAGGATTTCTACAAAGTCCTTCTTGAAGAAGAGCCTTTTACATCTACCACG GTGAGATCTGTCGTGAAATCTTATCGTTGGGCACCATTTATTCCAGTATCAGCAGATAGCTCGATGTTGTGTGTGTTATTGCTGCTTTCCAAGTACAGGTTGAGGAATGTACCTGTAGTTGAAAGAGGAGAACCATGCATAACAAACTACATAACTCAGTCTGCAGTTATAAAGGGTCTTGAGAGATGCAAAGGAAGAGACTGGTTTGATAGTATTTCTGCTCATCCAATTACTGAACTAGGTCTTCCGTTTATGTCAAGTGATGAG GTTATTTCCATCGAAAATACTGAACTAGTATTAGAAGCTTTCAAGAAAATGAAGGATAACCAAATTGGGGGTCTACCTGTAGTCGGGGGACCAGAGAAGAAAATTGTGGGCAGCTTAAGCATACGAGATATTAGATACTTGTTACTCAACCACGACCTTTTCTCCAACTTCAG GCAAGTTACTGTTGGTGATTTCATCAATACCGTTGCTGGGGGACTTCATACTACCCAGAAGGTAGGTGTGGCAGTCACATGTAGTCTTGATTCAACTCTCGAGGAGGTCATACATATTCTTGCTTCAAAGTCGGTTCATAGGATTTACGTGGTAGCAGGCGATGGTAAAGAAATAGTTGGTGTAATTACACTCCGTGACGTTATATCTTGCTTCATATACGAACCCGCCAACTTCTTTGACAACTACTTTGCGGCAGATTCCGCCGAAGTAGTGGTGAGCAACTGA
- the LOC108198420 gene encoding pectate lyase, with protein sequence MPILRRKKLAFFVFFFSLAIVLPCMHAGIAEVDDFLLARAKKAKENAEKSYDPHPEETTDNVNKQVGEILKRNKTRRLLGESDDCTATNPIDRCWRCRADWETDRKRLAECARGFGSRTTGGKDGEFYVVTDESDNDVENPAPGTLRHAVIQEVPLWIIFSKSMVIRLQQELIITSNKTIDGRGKTVHIAYGAGLTLQFVENVIVHGIRIHHIIVTPGGIVRDSVFHLGLRTISDGDGINIYGSSNIWVDHNSFGKCSDGQVDAIQGSTAITISNNKFNNHDHVMLLGGSDSCEADKIMQVTVAFNRFGKGLVQRMPRVRFGFVHVINNDYNRWEMYAIGGSSAPTIICQGNRFKGPDNGHAKEVTKREATPEVWKHWQWRSEGDKFTNGAYFVESGPPFSSEAVKMNLIKAKPGSFAGRLTRYAGALKCKPGHPC encoded by the exons ATGCCAATTCTTCGACGCAAAAAATTGGCCTTCTtcgtttttttcttttctttagcaATTGTTCTCCCCTGTATGCATGCTGGTATTGCAGAAGTTGATGATTTTCTGCTCGCTCGTGCCAAGAAAGCTAAGGAAAATGCAGAAAAGTCATATGATCCTCATCCTGAGGAAACTACTGATAACGTGAACAAGCAAGTTGGCGA AATCCTAAAACGAAACAAGACAAGGAGACTATTAGGAGAATCAGATGACTGCACAGCGACAAATCCAATTGACAGATGCTGGAGGTGTCGAGCTGACTGGGAAACTGACAGAAAGAGACTGGCAGAATGTGCCAGGGGGTTCGGAAGCAGAACAACTGGGGGAAAAGACGGAGAATTCTATGTTGTAACTGATGAATCTGACAATGATGTTGAGAATCCAGCACCAGGAACACTTCGACATGCAGTGATTCAAGAAGTACCATTGTggattatattttcaaaatctatgGTCATTAGGCTGCAGCAAGAACTTATAATAACGAGTAACAAGACAATTGATGGCAGAGGAAAAACTGTACATATTGCTTATGGAGCCGGGCTTACATTACAGTTTGTCGAAAATGTGATTGTACATGGGATTAGGATTCATCACATTATAGTCACCCCAGGAGGAATTGTGAGGGATTCTGTTTTTCACCTAGGACTTAGAACAATAAGTGATGGTGATGGGATTAATATTTATGGTTCAAGTAACATTTGGGTTGATCATAATTCTTTCGGAAAATGTTCTGATGGCCAGGTTGATGCCATCCAGGGATCAACAGCCATTACAATCTCAAATAACAAGTTCAATAATCATGATCAT GTTATGTTGTTAGGTGGAAGTGATTCATGTGAGGCCGATAAGATAATGCAAGTGACTGTTGCGTTTAACAGATTTGGCAAGGGACTGGTGCAGAGAATGCCTAGGGTTCGTTTCGGGTTTGTTCACGTAATAAACAATGATTACAATCGATGGGAAATGTATGCCATCGGTGGGAGCTCTGCTCCAACCATCATTTGCCAGGGCAACCGATTCAAGGGCCCTGATAACGGCCATGCAAAGGAG GTGACAAAGAGGGAGGCGACGCCAGAGGTATGGAAGCATTGGCAGTGGAGATCCGAAGGCGATAAGTTCACTAACGGAGCATATTTCGTGGAGTCCGGGCCGCCATTTTCTAGTGAGGCTGTTAAGATGAATCTGATCAAAGCAAAGCCTGGTAGTTTTGCAGGGAGGCTGACAAGATATGCAGGTGCTCTCAAATGCAAACCAGGCCACCCTTGTTAG
- the LOC108198421 gene encoding uncharacterized protein LOC108198421, whose translation MFCTEYGHKLYEGLKLSVGDIFEASIKFNRQSEVLLGMKRVYETFKLKGGETLIFDFSSFIYIIDTNEMEVFYPKLIFPNGSVLCPLDRACKWGLKFVKFMTCMKKVVDTIEPPETFADAFGSVLRHDLTYCLINGDEVHGFYDFNKISLEDLVKFAKDMA comes from the exons ATGTTCTGTACAGAGTACGGGCATAAGCTGTATGAAGGTTTGAAATTGAGTGTGGGTGATATCTTTGAGGCGAGTATCAAGTTCAATCGGCAGTCGGAGGTGTTGCTTGGAATGAAGAGAGTGTATGAGACATTCAAGCTTAAAGGCGGAGAAACTCTGATTTTCGACTTCTCTTCTTTCATATATATCATCGACACAAATGAAATGGAAGTATTTTACCCCAAACTGATTTTTCCCAATGGTTCTGTTCTGTGTCCTTTAG ATCGTGCTTGTAAATGGGGTTTGAAGTTTGTTAAATTCATGACCTGCATGAAGAAAGTGGTGGACACAATT GAGCCTCCTGAAACATTTGCGGATGCCTTTGGTTCTGTACTAAGACATGATCTTACATACTGTCTGATCAATGGAGATGAGGTCCATGGTTTCTATGATTTTAACAAAATAAGCTTAGAGGATTTGGTGAAATTTGCAAAAGATATGGCGTAG